A genomic window from Arthrobacter sp. FW305-BF8 includes:
- a CDS encoding aldehyde dehydrogenase family protein — protein sequence MQSTITSKLANAEDMLIILNPRTGETVGSLSVAGADDVAGAVAAARAAQPGWAATPPGERGKLLREAARALEAAGAELAELNAQETGRPVEEALAGIAAGVSTLEQYAELGPVHRGHSLRGNVLAADYTVAEPRGVAVLLTPWNDPVAVACGLIGAALVTGNTAIHKPSERCPHLGKLLGEALAPVFPPNVLVTLTGGADVGTLLTQQPDVDMFAHVGSSATGDRIARAAVLTGAYVIRENGGNDPLLVDADVDPGWAAEQAAIGAFSNSGQICTSVERIYVHASIAEPFCQALVEQARDHNRENRLAPLVDTRMRDAVHGHVTEALQLGARAMEGGTVPDGPGAFYPATVLVDCIEAMDAMSEETFGPVAPVRVVKSFEEGLTLAAAGRYGLAATVLTGSIAHAQQAVAALPVGTVKVNEVFGGAPGGAAQPRGESGHGFGYGPELLDEFSRVKVVHIAAPPAPAARDVNGAAS from the coding sequence CGGCGCAGATGACGTGGCGGGAGCCGTGGCAGCTGCCCGCGCGGCCCAGCCCGGCTGGGCTGCCACGCCGCCAGGGGAGCGGGGAAAGCTGTTGCGCGAGGCTGCCAGGGCCTTGGAGGCCGCCGGCGCCGAGCTTGCGGAACTGAATGCCCAGGAGACCGGCCGTCCGGTGGAGGAGGCCCTTGCCGGCATTGCCGCCGGTGTTTCCACACTGGAGCAGTACGCGGAACTAGGTCCGGTCCACCGGGGCCACAGCCTTCGCGGCAACGTGCTGGCGGCGGATTACACCGTCGCCGAGCCGCGCGGCGTGGCCGTCTTGCTGACGCCGTGGAACGACCCCGTGGCCGTGGCCTGCGGACTCATTGGCGCCGCCCTGGTTACCGGGAACACCGCCATTCACAAGCCGAGCGAGCGCTGCCCCCACCTGGGAAAGCTGCTGGGGGAGGCGCTGGCGCCGGTCTTTCCGCCCAACGTGCTGGTCACGCTGACCGGAGGGGCCGACGTCGGGACCCTCCTCACGCAGCAGCCGGACGTTGATATGTTCGCCCACGTCGGGTCCAGCGCGACCGGAGACCGGATTGCACGGGCGGCGGTACTGACGGGTGCCTATGTCATCAGGGAAAACGGCGGGAACGATCCGCTGCTGGTGGACGCGGACGTGGATCCCGGCTGGGCCGCGGAGCAGGCAGCGATCGGGGCCTTCAGCAACAGCGGGCAGATCTGCACGTCGGTGGAGCGGATCTACGTCCACGCGTCCATCGCCGAACCGTTCTGCCAGGCTCTCGTGGAGCAGGCCAGGGACCACAACCGGGAGAACCGGCTGGCGCCGCTCGTAGACACGAGGATGCGGGACGCCGTGCATGGGCACGTGACCGAGGCACTGCAGCTGGGCGCGCGGGCAATGGAGGGCGGCACTGTCCCGGACGGGCCTGGTGCGTTCTACCCGGCCACGGTCCTCGTGGATTGCATAGAGGCCATGGACGCCATGTCCGAGGAGACGTTCGGCCCCGTGGCGCCGGTGCGCGTGGTGAAAAGCTTCGAGGAAGGGCTCACGCTCGCCGCGGCCGGCCGGTACGGCCTTGCCGCCACCGTCCTGACGGGCAGCATCGCCCACGCCCAGCAGGCGGTCGCCGCGCTGCCGGTGGGGACTGTCAAGGTCAACGAGGTGTTCGGTGGCGCACCCGGCGGGGCCGCCCAGCCCCGGGGCGAAAGCGGGCACGGGTTTGGCTACGGACCCGAACTCCTGGACGAATTCAGCCGGGTCAAGGTGGTGCACATCGCTGCGCCGCCTGCGCCGGCAGCTCGTGACGTCAATGGGGCAGCGTCATGA
- the rfaE2 gene encoding D-glycero-beta-D-manno-heptose 1-phosphate adenylyltransferase, with translation MTAEPVLSEQRGLAAWLPRRLAQEHPAVTVVGDFMLDGWWSGTIDRMCREAPAPVVDIARRDFAPGGAANTAMNLAALGARVSVAGIIGADDAGAELRRQLVAAGVDTTLLTEHPDMATPTKIRISSGGQVLLRFDDTAATVPPDALATFEAAVPAAVGRQNAVVICDYGTGVLAEPVRARLIESLAGRGQGTLVVVDAHDPRPWAGLEPDLATPNAQEAARMLDLRLGSGPERAAVVTEHAGELLQATGARAVVVTLDRDGTVLIPAAGNQHRTWARPATEKQASGAGDTFVAALTLARAASLPLSASLDLAQAAADVVVHHPGTSVCGTDELGRYLESFGDAALTADELERHIRAHRNDGQRVVLTNGCFDVLHRGHTRYLNQAKQLGDVLVVALNSDDSVRKLKGPGRPINSVADRAAVIAALSCVDYVTVFDTATPIPLIEQLRPEIYAKGGDYTPEMLAETEAVEAYGGTVTILDYVAERSTTAMVQRIRNGEGAPVPEG, from the coding sequence ATGACCGCCGAACCGGTGCTTTCGGAGCAGCGCGGCCTTGCGGCGTGGCTTCCCCGGAGGCTGGCCCAGGAACATCCTGCCGTCACTGTGGTGGGCGACTTCATGCTCGACGGCTGGTGGAGCGGCACGATCGACAGGATGTGCCGCGAGGCCCCGGCTCCCGTGGTGGACATCGCCCGGCGTGACTTTGCCCCCGGCGGTGCCGCCAACACCGCTATGAACCTGGCCGCACTCGGCGCCCGCGTCAGCGTAGCCGGAATCATCGGAGCGGACGACGCCGGCGCGGAACTTCGGCGCCAACTGGTCGCCGCGGGGGTGGACACCACGCTGCTCACCGAACACCCGGACATGGCCACCCCTACCAAAATCCGGATCAGCAGCGGCGGGCAGGTCCTCTTGCGCTTCGACGACACCGCGGCAACCGTCCCGCCCGACGCCTTGGCGACGTTCGAGGCCGCGGTTCCTGCCGCCGTCGGACGCCAGAACGCGGTGGTGATCTGCGACTACGGAACGGGCGTCCTCGCAGAACCGGTCCGCGCCCGGCTCATAGAGTCCCTGGCCGGGCGCGGGCAGGGAACGCTTGTGGTGGTGGACGCGCACGATCCGCGCCCGTGGGCCGGACTGGAGCCGGACCTGGCCACGCCCAACGCGCAGGAGGCCGCCCGGATGCTTGACCTCCGGCTGGGCAGCGGGCCCGAGCGCGCGGCCGTGGTGACCGAGCACGCCGGCGAGCTGCTGCAGGCGACGGGAGCACGCGCCGTCGTGGTCACGCTGGACCGGGACGGGACGGTCCTCATTCCAGCCGCCGGAAATCAGCACCGGACGTGGGCACGGCCTGCCACCGAGAAGCAGGCCTCCGGTGCAGGCGACACGTTCGTGGCTGCCTTGACCCTGGCGCGTGCGGCGTCACTGCCGCTGTCGGCCAGCCTGGACCTGGCGCAGGCCGCTGCGGATGTGGTGGTCCACCATCCCGGGACGTCGGTGTGCGGCACGGACGAGCTGGGCCGCTACCTGGAAAGCTTCGGGGACGCCGCCCTGACCGCTGACGAACTGGAGCGGCACATCCGTGCCCACCGCAACGACGGCCAGCGCGTGGTGCTGACCAACGGGTGTTTCGACGTCTTGCACCGCGGACATACCCGTTACCTGAACCAGGCCAAGCAGCTCGGCGACGTCCTGGTGGTGGCTCTCAACAGTGACGACTCCGTCCGGAAGCTCAAGGGGCCGGGCCGTCCCATCAACAGCGTGGCGGACCGGGCGGCCGTGATCGCCGCCCTGAGCTGCGTGGACTACGTGACCGTCTTCGACACCGCAACGCCCATTCCCCTGATCGAACAGCTGCGCCCGGAAATCTACGCCAAAGGCGGGGATTACACGCCGGAGATGCTGGCCGAAACCGAAGCCGTGGAGGCGTACGGCGGCACGGTCACCATCCTCGACTACGTGGCTGAGCGTTCCACCACGGCGATGGTCCAGCGCATCCGCAACGGCGAGGGCGCCCCTGTCCCGGAGGGGTAA
- a CDS encoding spermidine synthase yields MGRRTKSGGKPGSHAGSKTGGRRGTAAASDVLEVAKGARSDGPVAGVYYIDTGDCELIADQDNSTGWLLRINGVMSSHIDLADPLFLDFEYMRWMSALIESRWQPETKPRLRGLHLGGGACSLARYFHAAYPDARQVVVELDGKLAEYVRGWFDLPKAPLLRLRVGEARAVTETLTPDTRDFIIRDVFAGAVTPVALTTAEFNEHVRRVLAPGGIYVVNSGDGPDLKNAREDAATIAAVFEHTIIIADPAMLKGRRYGNMVMAGSDQPFDDDPQLARRLLGGAVPAHIWDDEKVRAFAAGAQVRHDPAPPSTAE; encoded by the coding sequence ATGGGACGGCGCACCAAGTCAGGCGGGAAGCCGGGTTCCCACGCAGGCAGCAAAACAGGCGGCAGAAGAGGCACAGCAGCGGCCTCCGACGTGCTGGAAGTCGCCAAAGGAGCACGTTCAGACGGCCCCGTTGCGGGCGTCTACTACATCGACACTGGCGACTGCGAGCTCATCGCCGACCAGGACAACTCCACGGGCTGGCTCCTGCGCATCAACGGCGTGATGAGTTCCCACATTGACCTTGCCGATCCGCTGTTCCTCGACTTCGAGTACATGCGCTGGATGTCCGCCCTCATCGAATCCCGCTGGCAGCCTGAGACCAAGCCGAGGCTGCGGGGTCTGCACCTGGGCGGCGGAGCGTGCTCGCTGGCCCGCTACTTCCACGCGGCCTACCCGGACGCCCGCCAGGTGGTGGTGGAGCTGGACGGAAAACTCGCCGAGTATGTCCGCGGCTGGTTCGACCTTCCCAAGGCCCCGCTGTTGCGGCTTCGCGTCGGCGAGGCCCGTGCCGTGACCGAGACCCTCACCCCGGACACCCGCGACTTCATCATCCGGGACGTCTTCGCCGGCGCGGTGACCCCGGTTGCGCTGACCACGGCCGAGTTCAACGAACATGTCCGCCGGGTGCTCGCCCCCGGCGGAATTTACGTGGTCAATTCTGGCGACGGTCCGGACCTGAAGAATGCCCGGGAGGACGCGGCCACCATCGCGGCCGTCTTCGAACACACCATCATCATCGCGGACCCGGCCATGCTGAAGGGGCGCCGCTACGGGAACATGGTGATGGCCGGCAGCGACCAGCCGTTCGACGACGATCCGCAGCTCGCGCGGCGCCTCCTGGGCGGGGCGGTGCCGGCGCATATCTGGGACGACGAGAAGGTTCGGGCCTTCGCCGCCGGAGCCCAGGTGCGCCACGATCCTGCGCCACCGTCGACTGCTGAGTAA
- a CDS encoding LysR family transcriptional regulator, whose translation MDANPDDLLVLLAVSRSAKFTTAAQVLGLNHTTVSRRIAALEKALGGRVLARASGGWELTALGAQAVLVAEQVETAVRALGPSGRAPDPVTGVVRMTATDGFSAYIAAPAVARVRRDHPGLSVEIVTVTRRALQQRSGLDIEVVVGEPQVHRAEAFRLGEYELGMYASRSYIEANGTPESVEALTAHPLVYFVDSMLQVDDLDAPRRLVPAMRDGVSSTNVFVHVEATRAGAGVGFLPCFMADRHEDLVRLLPRDIAERLPYWMVLRPESMRRPAVAAVVTALREQTTAHREWLLGQGRGGSAAAG comes from the coding sequence ATGGATGCCAACCCCGACGACCTGCTGGTGCTGCTCGCCGTCTCCCGCTCGGCAAAATTCACGACGGCGGCCCAGGTCCTGGGCCTGAACCACACCACCGTTTCACGCCGGATCGCCGCGCTGGAGAAGGCCCTGGGCGGCCGTGTTCTCGCCCGGGCCTCAGGGGGCTGGGAGCTGACAGCACTCGGAGCCCAGGCCGTGCTGGTTGCTGAGCAGGTGGAAACGGCGGTGCGTGCGCTGGGACCGTCAGGCCGCGCGCCTGACCCGGTTACCGGCGTCGTACGCATGACGGCGACCGACGGCTTCAGCGCATATATCGCCGCTCCCGCGGTTGCCCGGGTGAGGAGGGACCACCCGGGGCTCAGCGTGGAGATCGTCACCGTCACCCGCCGGGCGCTCCAGCAACGCTCGGGACTGGACATCGAGGTGGTGGTCGGCGAGCCGCAGGTGCACCGGGCCGAAGCGTTCCGGCTCGGCGAGTACGAGCTCGGAATGTACGCGTCCCGCTCGTACATCGAGGCCAACGGAACGCCGGAGTCGGTGGAGGCCCTGACCGCCCATCCGCTCGTGTACTTCGTGGACTCCATGCTGCAGGTGGACGATCTTGATGCACCGCGGCGCCTGGTGCCGGCAATGCGCGACGGCGTCAGCTCCACCAACGTGTTTGTGCACGTCGAGGCCACCCGGGCAGGAGCCGGGGTGGGGTTCCTCCCCTGTTTCATGGCCGACAGGCACGAGGACCTGGTGCGCCTGCTGCCCCGGGACATCGCCGAACGGCTGCCCTACTGGATGGTCCTGCGTCCGGAGTCGATGCGCCGGCCTGCGGTCGCTGCCGTGGTGACGGCGCTGCGCGAACAAACGACCGCGCACCGGGAGTGGCTACTGGGGCAGGGACGCGGCGGTTCAGCCGCTGCTGGGTAG
- a CDS encoding 3-hydroxybutyrate dehydrogenase — MEKNLNGRKALVTGGASGIGAACVRELAARGAKVVVADVDEAGAAALADEVGGTSWAVDLLDVEALAALSLDCDILVNNAGIQRISPIEDFDPVAFRRILALMLEAPFLLIRAALPHMYANGFGRVINLSSVHGLRASPFKSAYVSAKHGLEGLSKVTALEGGEHGVTSNCINPGYVRTPLVEKQIADQARVHGIPESEVLAKVMLTESAVKRLVEPEEVASLVAWLSSDAAGMVTGASYTMDGGWSAR; from the coding sequence GTGGAAAAAAACCTGAACGGCCGCAAGGCCCTGGTCACCGGCGGGGCCAGCGGGATCGGCGCGGCGTGCGTACGGGAACTGGCCGCCAGGGGAGCCAAGGTGGTGGTGGCCGACGTCGACGAAGCCGGCGCCGCGGCCCTCGCCGATGAGGTGGGCGGCACATCCTGGGCTGTCGACCTCCTGGACGTCGAGGCGCTTGCCGCACTGAGCCTGGACTGCGACATCCTGGTGAACAACGCCGGCATCCAGCGCATCAGCCCCATCGAGGACTTCGATCCCGTGGCGTTCCGGCGGATCCTGGCACTCATGCTCGAAGCGCCCTTCCTGCTGATCCGGGCCGCGTTGCCGCACATGTACGCCAATGGCTTTGGGCGCGTCATCAACCTGTCGTCAGTGCACGGTCTCCGGGCCTCCCCGTTCAAGAGCGCCTACGTCTCGGCGAAGCACGGGCTTGAGGGGCTGAGCAAGGTAACGGCACTTGAAGGCGGGGAGCACGGGGTCACGTCCAACTGCATCAACCCCGGGTATGTGCGCACCCCGCTGGTGGAGAAGCAGATCGCGGACCAGGCGCGTGTCCACGGGATTCCGGAGTCGGAGGTCCTGGCGAAGGTGATGCTCACCGAATCCGCTGTGAAACGGCTGGTGGAACCCGAAGAGGTGGCGTCCCTGGTCGCATGGCTGTCCTCCGACGCCGCCGGAATGGTCACCGGGGCCAGCTACACGATGGACGGGGGTTGGTCCGCCCGCTAA
- a CDS encoding LysE family translocator, with the protein MLPLQNLLAFALVSALLIAVPGPSVLFVIGRSLALGRRGGLLSVLGNAAGELVQIAAVALGLGVVLAESLLLFTVVKFAGAAYLIYLGIQAVLHRRGGPSGPDPSRPATTRRILREGFIVGATNPKSVVFFVAVLPQFVDHSAGAIPVQLALLGATFLAIALVSDSAWALAAGTARQWFARSPRRVAAVTTTGGVMMIGLGGTLALTGTKS; encoded by the coding sequence ATGCTGCCGCTGCAGAATCTCCTCGCCTTTGCCTTGGTCTCCGCGTTGCTCATCGCCGTGCCGGGCCCAAGCGTCCTGTTCGTCATCGGACGGTCGCTGGCATTAGGGCGGCGGGGCGGACTGCTGAGTGTCCTCGGCAACGCGGCCGGGGAACTGGTGCAGATCGCAGCCGTGGCGTTGGGGCTCGGCGTGGTGCTGGCTGAGTCGTTACTGCTGTTCACCGTGGTGAAGTTTGCCGGCGCGGCCTACCTCATCTATCTGGGAATCCAGGCGGTGCTCCACCGCCGTGGCGGCCCTTCAGGCCCTGATCCGTCCAGGCCGGCGACCACCCGGCGGATTCTGCGCGAAGGCTTCATTGTGGGGGCCACGAATCCGAAGTCCGTGGTGTTCTTCGTGGCGGTCCTCCCCCAGTTCGTGGACCATTCTGCCGGTGCCATTCCCGTCCAGCTCGCCCTGCTTGGTGCCACGTTCCTGGCCATCGCGCTGGTTTCGGACAGCGCTTGGGCGCTGGCCGCGGGAACTGCACGGCAATGGTTCGCCCGCTCGCCCCGCCGGGTGGCAGCCGTCACGACAACCGGCGGGGTGATGATGATCGGGCTCGGCGGAACCCTCGCCCTGACGGGGACCAAGAGCTAG
- a CDS encoding helix-turn-helix domain-containing protein, with amino-acid sequence MSIANLPTAYLTIAEVAAALRLSKMTVYRMVRAGTLAADRFGKSYRVPESAVEEYIRASGNPGPDDPPGARS; translated from the coding sequence ATGTCCATCGCCAACCTGCCAACTGCCTATCTCACCATTGCCGAGGTGGCCGCTGCCTTGCGCCTTTCCAAAATGACCGTCTACCGGATGGTCCGGGCCGGAACGCTTGCAGCGGACCGGTTCGGCAAGTCCTACCGTGTGCCGGAGTCGGCCGTGGAGGAGTACATCCGGGCCTCAGGCAACCCGGGCCCGGATGATCCCCCGGGCGCACGAAGCTGA
- a CDS encoding amino acid permease, producing the protein MQQAQTRDELAAENGTGTVRTAAGTAAGTVLNRGLNVRHIRFMALGSAIGTGLFYGSASAIQKAGPAVLFAYMIGGAAVFMVMRALGEMAVRHPVSGSFGQYASRYLGPLAGFVTGWTYVFEMAIVAIADVTAFSIYMGFWFPSVERWVWILAIIFLLAALNLLSVKVFGELEFWFTLVKVAAIIAMIAGGAAILAFGFQIGDASAAPGLGNLVEHGGLFPNGFEGLLASFAVVMFAFGGIETIGITAGEAADPKKVIPKAVNTVPVRVLLFYVLTLGVLMSLFPWNEIGSNGSPFVQIFSGLGIPAAPHILNAVVITAALSAINSDIFGAGRILFGLAKQGHAPQSFGRVSRHGVPWMTVVMMTGILLVGVVLNAVIPEDVFLLIASIATFATVWVWVMILASHVAMKREIARKGLPASDFPSLWWPTASVLTIGFMVLVIAVLGFFEDTRVALYVGAVWLGLLVAAYGLWVRGIGRRRAHLEDETSPLPVVAKTE; encoded by the coding sequence ATGCAACAAGCCCAAACAAGAGATGAATTGGCGGCCGAAAACGGGACGGGAACGGTACGCACCGCCGCCGGAACCGCCGCCGGAACCGTTCTGAACCGCGGGCTCAACGTCCGCCACATCCGCTTCATGGCGCTGGGCTCCGCCATCGGCACCGGCCTGTTCTACGGTTCGGCCTCAGCCATCCAAAAAGCCGGCCCCGCCGTGCTGTTCGCCTACATGATCGGCGGTGCCGCCGTGTTCATGGTGATGCGCGCCCTGGGGGAAATGGCCGTGCGGCACCCGGTCTCGGGATCCTTCGGGCAGTACGCCAGCCGCTACCTTGGCCCGCTGGCCGGATTCGTGACCGGCTGGACCTACGTCTTTGAAATGGCGATCGTGGCCATCGCCGACGTCACCGCCTTCAGCATCTACATGGGTTTCTGGTTCCCGTCCGTGGAGCGGTGGGTCTGGATCCTGGCCATCATCTTCCTTCTCGCTGCGCTGAACCTGCTGAGCGTAAAGGTGTTCGGTGAACTCGAATTCTGGTTCACGCTGGTCAAGGTTGCAGCAATTATCGCCATGATCGCTGGCGGAGCGGCCATCCTCGCGTTCGGATTCCAGATCGGCGACGCCTCGGCCGCCCCGGGCCTGGGAAACCTCGTGGAGCACGGCGGCCTGTTCCCGAACGGCTTCGAGGGGCTCCTGGCCTCGTTCGCCGTCGTCATGTTCGCCTTCGGCGGCATCGAAACGATCGGCATCACGGCCGGCGAGGCAGCCGACCCCAAGAAGGTGATCCCGAAGGCCGTCAACACGGTACCGGTCCGCGTCCTGCTGTTCTATGTGCTGACCCTTGGAGTGCTGATGAGCCTCTTCCCCTGGAACGAGATCGGCAGCAACGGCAGTCCCTTCGTCCAGATCTTCAGCGGGCTGGGTATTCCTGCCGCCCCCCACATCCTCAACGCCGTGGTGATAACCGCCGCACTGTCCGCCATCAACAGCGACATCTTCGGCGCCGGGCGGATTCTCTTCGGCCTGGCCAAGCAGGGCCACGCTCCGCAGAGCTTCGGACGGGTGTCGCGGCATGGCGTGCCGTGGATGACCGTGGTGATGATGACCGGAATCCTCCTGGTGGGAGTGGTGCTGAACGCAGTCATCCCTGAAGATGTCTTCCTACTCATCGCCTCCATCGCCACGTTCGCCACCGTCTGGGTGTGGGTGATGATTCTCGCCTCCCACGTGGCCATGAAACGCGAAATCGCCCGGAAGGGCCTGCCGGCGTCGGACTTCCCCTCCCTATGGTGGCCGACTGCGTCCGTTCTCACCATCGGCTTCATGGTCCTGGTCATCGCAGTGCTGGGCTTCTTTGAGGACACTCGCGTGGCGCTGTACGTGGGGGCCGTGTGGTTGGGACTGCTGGTGGCCGCCTACGGGCTTTGGGTCAGGGGCATCGGACGACGCCGGGCCCACCTTGAGGACGAGACCTCCCCGCTGCCCGTGGTCGCCAAAACTGAGTAG
- a CDS encoding SDR family oxidoreductase — protein MESPLKGKVALVAGATRGAGRGTAVALGEAGAVVYCTGRTSKAQTSDYRRPETIEETAAMVSAAGGTGIAVAVDHLNASEVDALVRHIDHEDGRLDILVNDIWGGENLIQWNTPLWEHDVDGGLRMLHGAVDTHLITSHFALPLLIRRPGGLVVEMTDGTREYNAAHYRLSAFYDLAKSAVLRLAFSQAEELKAFGCTAVALTPGWMRSEMMLEHYGVTEANWREAAATNPHFAAISESPRFVGRAVAALAADPDVHSRTGGSFSSGGLAQEYGFTDVDGSRPDCWRYLEEIQEAGLPADASGYR, from the coding sequence ATGGAATCTCCACTCAAGGGCAAGGTAGCTCTGGTCGCCGGGGCCACGCGAGGGGCAGGTCGCGGTACCGCCGTGGCCCTGGGTGAGGCCGGGGCGGTGGTCTACTGCACCGGGCGCACCTCGAAAGCCCAGACCTCCGACTATCGTCGCCCCGAAACCATTGAAGAAACCGCCGCCATGGTCAGTGCGGCAGGCGGAACTGGCATCGCAGTGGCCGTCGACCATCTCAATGCTTCGGAGGTGGACGCGCTGGTCCGGCACATCGACCACGAAGACGGCCGGCTGGACATCCTGGTGAACGACATTTGGGGCGGTGAGAACCTCATCCAGTGGAACACGCCCCTGTGGGAACACGATGTTGACGGCGGTTTGCGGATGCTGCACGGCGCCGTCGACACGCACCTGATCACCAGCCACTTCGCGCTGCCGCTCCTCATCCGCCGCCCGGGAGGACTGGTGGTGGAGATGACGGACGGAACTCGAGAGTACAACGCAGCGCATTACCGGCTCTCCGCGTTTTACGATCTCGCCAAATCCGCCGTCCTGCGGCTCGCCTTCAGCCAAGCCGAGGAGCTGAAGGCGTTCGGTTGCACGGCCGTGGCGCTGACGCCGGGCTGGATGCGCTCGGAAATGATGCTCGAACACTACGGCGTGACCGAAGCCAACTGGCGCGAGGCGGCCGCCACGAATCCGCATTTCGCCGCCATCTCCGAAAGCCCGCGCTTTGTGGGCCGGGCGGTCGCCGCCCTCGCCGCCGACCCTGACGTGCACAGCCGGACCGGCGGCTCCTTCTCCTCCGGCGGGCTTGCGCAGGAGTACGGCTTTACCGACGTCGACGGCTCCCGGCCAGACTGCTGGCGCTATCTGGAGGAGATCCAGGAGGCCGGGCTGCCGGCGGATGCCAGCGGCTACCGCTGA
- a CDS encoding IclR family transcriptional regulator, whose protein sequence is MAGTMTAAAAKRPESAVKAKVPAAENTLRILKLLGSKRGPMAASNIATALGLPRSSVYHLLGVMEANGFVLHLHEEQRYGLGISAFELSSAYSRQEPLSRLGRPMLASLVDVLGESAHLAVLHGRDVLYIVEERAKNRPSLVTDVGVRLPSHLTASGRAILAALPKSQVRALYPNAAAFTARHEVEGAIMKYSALSSHLDRVRQRGYATEHGEVTPGFGSIAAAVTDHLGWPTAAVAVTFLEDKLPEDQWPVLAARVQKVADELSVRIHGRPAK, encoded by the coding sequence ATGGCAGGCACGATGACCGCAGCAGCGGCAAAACGGCCGGAATCAGCAGTCAAGGCGAAAGTTCCAGCCGCCGAAAATACCTTGCGGATCCTCAAACTGTTGGGTTCCAAGCGGGGGCCGATGGCGGCGTCGAACATTGCCACGGCATTGGGCCTGCCGCGCTCCAGCGTGTACCACCTCCTTGGCGTCATGGAGGCGAACGGCTTTGTCCTGCACCTGCACGAGGAGCAGCGGTACGGCCTTGGCATCAGCGCCTTCGAGCTCAGTTCCGCGTACTCCCGGCAGGAACCGCTGTCCCGGCTTGGGCGACCCATGCTGGCTTCACTCGTTGATGTCCTTGGCGAGAGTGCGCACCTGGCCGTCCTGCACGGCCGGGACGTGCTCTACATCGTGGAGGAGCGGGCCAAGAACCGGCCGTCCCTCGTGACCGACGTCGGCGTCCGGCTGCCGAGCCACCTCACCGCCAGCGGCCGGGCCATCCTGGCCGCGCTGCCGAAGTCGCAGGTCCGCGCGCTGTATCCCAACGCGGCCGCCTTCACCGCCCGGCACGAGGTCGAGGGTGCCATTATGAAGTACTCCGCGTTGTCGTCGCACCTTGACCGGGTGCGGCAGCGTGGCTACGCCACGGAACACGGCGAGGTGACACCGGGCTTTGGCTCCATCGCCGCCGCTGTCACGGATCACCTTGGATGGCCGACGGCGGCGGTCGCCGTCACGTTCCTCGAGGACAAGCTGCCGGAGGACCAGTGGCCGGTGCTCGCCGCCCGCGTACAGAAGGTCGCCGATGAACTCTCGGTGCGCATCCACGGCCGCCCGGCGAAGTAG